The genomic region CTAGCTAACAAGATACTAATTGCACTAAACTTATTCAAGTACAGTCACCCTTCTCATTCGTTTCAGACAGTATTATTTCACACTAGGTTGCACAGCATTGCACAGTATcgagtgagcacacacacacacacatagtcacccACCAAGACGCAGGGCCCCAAGTGGAAAACAGGAAATGCCCTAATCACAAGGGTTTGCAACACAAGATTAGGCTGCAACATCTTGTGAccgaaagacacacacacagacatgtcaaAACAActtgcacaccacacacacacgcacacacacacgcacataactTCTCCTTTTTGTCGAGCATTCAAGGACAAAGGACTTACACCAGAACCAATAAGAGAAGGACACTAGCAACACCGAGGAAGGAGCTGAACCCGAGGACCAATCAGACGAGAGGAACCTCCTAGACTCAACCTACATCATTTGTTGTATAAAATGTCAATGCACAATGTCTTGGGGCCTTTTTCTGATAGTTCCCTCTGAGCTAAATGAACGGGTCCGTGCATGCTTTGTCAGATATTTTTACCTTTAATAAACTGCCTTGAATCATACCTTATCCACCTGGTCCAGCGTCTCAACTTGGTCTCTCTCCTCTAGTAACTGTATCATCAACAAAACATGGTAGCAGAGGACGGTTGATATAAGAACCTGAATTCAGTCCAAAGGAGGTTGATGAGAGGAGAGGCAAGTTGGAGGCAAATCCAGAGAGACGGGTGACCTGAAAAGGAGCCGCCGGGGATTCATCTCACCTCAGGAACCTGATCTAAAACGTCGACTAAACAAAGGTAAGCAGAGCCTGTTAAATCAAAAATCTGCATATTGTACTATAGACAAAACCAAATTTAAGATCAGTAACAGAGTGAGTATGAATTTCTGTTAAATTTACTTGTGTTGAAAAACAAGGCAGTTGTGTAAAAATATCTAAAACAATGTTATTTTATACCCACGAGAGAAGGGTTCAGAGTATATAGAGAGGCCCATGAGAGAAGGGCTACCCACGAGAGAAGGGTTCAGTGTTGTGATAAACCCACGAGAGAAGGGTTCAGTGTCAAGTCTGTATCAGTGTCCGAAACTAGTTGAATGCAAGTTGTTGGCAACCTCGGGCAGCCCTCTATAAGTGACGGAATTAAACTGAGCTTGACCATTCGGGATTCAAGCTAACAAATCCGGAACTAGTTGATAACTATTTTTCTGCTAGGCGGCACCGGTAAATAAGTCTAAACTTGAATTAAGGGCATGGAATTAAATCCATGCTCTCCAAATTAATGTGACTTGTGTAACCATATTGTAACTGCTTGGCCGTTTCACGAGACTCATTGGTGCTGACCATACGTGCTGAGTGATTGCTTGATTTTCTCTTTGTGCTGTTGGTATTTCCTTAAGGACTAGAATTAATTTGATAATTATTATAGAAGCGCTGGAtttcattgatatattgttccAAAAGGAGGCGTTTGAAATACTTTGGGAAAGTATTTAATTAATTGGTTGAATAAGTGACAATAATATTCTTTTCCTATCAAAGTCCTAGAATTATTCTGATAATTCTTTTAGGAGCGCCTGAATTTACTATTATATTGTTCCAAAAGGATATTGCCGAAAAATCTGGTTAAAATAGCTGTATAATTCATTCGGCAATAAAATTCCTTGTGTACGAGGGTGGGACACAAGAGATAAGTCTGTGTCGGCACCGTGAATACATCGCTGGTCTTGACCAACGACGGGCTAAGTGCACCAAGATAGTTATGGACCCAGGCGCAGTTTAAAAATAAAATGGCCACAACCATTGTCCCAAAATTTAAATTTAATGAATATTTAGATCAAAGGATGCAGGATAGAGCAGGTGGAAAGGAACAGTACAAGTCAATAAAGAAGGTTTGGGAGGGAGTTAAATTGAAGTGGACACAGGCAGGTTACCTAAGTGGGGGTGCTCCGTCAAAAAGTCAACTCACCACCATGGAGAAGGAACTAGGGGAGGCAGTGAAGGAAGGGATTGCAAGTGAAGAGGAAAGGAATAGGGCTCATCTATTCAAGAAAGAAGgaactaaacacagagagagagagcagaggctgAACTGAAGATAGGAACATGGGCAATTGAAGAGATTCAGAGGACACAACCATACAAGAAGCCTGATATGATGGGGATAGTGACAGATACCACAACGAATTCACCACCCCCACAGTCTGCAACCAGCATCACACCGGTACCCTCAGCGCCCGTAGCATTACTCTACCCGACCTTGCCGGATGACCTGAAAAGCACGCCTCCCCCATACACGTCTGGCGGTACCCTCAGCCCATATAACCCATTTTTGAACCCTCCTGTGGTACAGGCGCCAGTTTTGTATGTACAGAGTGGCCTTTTAAAGGggatgttacgaatcccttttggcccgacagtctaggggggatggtaatgagacttaacataactcatgcaaattattattgtgacaaagtaaaagtgtaaacgaaataaccacgacaacagaaatctaccgtcaaactctaggtttatttataaacacacggtaatggggggagcaggaaaaggggctgagttggacccaaggaaagaaacaataagtattcaaaaacacccctaagctagactagcctactttaacaacagctaactaactaaccaaaaatacagtgggtggtccgcccagttctaactagtgtatttaacaaagttcacctacgggtagtgtatgcccatgggcgacttgtcttggtttcccccttttcccaccagcaacaaaaacacaaacaccataaccaaaaacaatactcacaggtgatgacaaagttctatgaggtgcttaaacaaaagagaggttaagacacaaagcgagagtgaaacacagagacctacagacatgacatatacagagagattgagctgagctgagctctagaacaaacaaatgatggggtttttaaaccatggggaaggaactgtgataggtcaggaaataggaggaggtgtgtcttctgattgatgattgattgttgactgattggggagtgatgattttcacctgagaggggagaaggagagaaaagaaacccacagataactgtatccgtaacagggGAACATGGCACTGAACATAGAGAAAGGATTCCTGGATTGTGAGGAAGTCAAAAAACAGGAACCACCCCAGGCACACCATTCTCCTCTGAGAGCCTCACAGAGAGGGGGGGTCAAATCCCGAGTCGCTGGTAAAGATGACATCATTCTCACTCATGTGCAGAAAGAGCAGCACAAGAACTGAAATTGAGACCTGACCTGGGTAATGAACCACTAACCAACCTTGACCTATGGTTGTACACAGATGGATGCTGCTACAGAGGAGAAAAGGGGAACATAGCAGCATATGCAGTGGTGCAACAGCTTCCAGATGGGTCACACGTGACTCTGGAATCTGCTATTATCCCACAACCTGCATCAGCCCAGTTAGCTGAAATCATAGGTTTGACACAAGCACTGGAAACAGCTGAAGGAAAGACTGTGAACATATACATCGACTCAGCTTATGCTCACGGGGCAGTCCATACGGATGGACCACAATGGCTGAGGCGAAACTTCACCACCCCAGGCAACCTACCAATCAAACACAAGGCACAGATGGAGAAACTGATTAAAGCAGTCTCACTACCTGGGAAGGTGGCCATCATGAAGTGCAAAGGACACCAACAACTGAGAAGCCGAATCAGCGAAGGCAATGATGCAGCTGACAAAGCAGCCAAGAAAGCGGGCGGTTACACCCCGAGACAATAGTACTACAGACTCAACCAGCACCAACTGAGCTCACAGAGCAACACATCAAAGAATTCCAGTTCTCAGCAGGACCGTATGAACACTCAgtgtggggacagagaggggcCACTAAGGGACCTGATGGACTATGGAGATGTCATGATGGCAGGTTGGTGGCCCCCGCACACCTATGTCCAGAGCTGATCCGAGAGGGACATGGGCTCACACATGAGGGTAAATTAAAGACTTTGCAGAAGGTGTCCTACATTTGGTGGCACCCCCACATGAAAGACATGACAGACTTGTTTTGCGACGAGTGTAGCATTTGTGGCAGCCACAATCCAAAGAAACCATATCAAACACCAATGGGTTCATACCCAGTGCCCAATGCCTGTTTCCAGGACATTAGTATAGACTACACTGACATTGGGCCTGATAATGTAACTAATGGAAAGAGATACCTCTTAGTAATGGTAGACAGGTTCTCTAAATGGTTGAGGCAATACCAACAGCACGTGAGGATGCCAGGTCTGTCATTAAGTGGCTACAGACTGAACTCATACCAAGATATGGAGTTCCCAGGCAAATCAGATCCGACAACGGGTCCCATTTCAGCAACCGACACCTGaaacaggtggaggagaggttcgGAATTATACACAAGTTTGGGTCTGTGTATAAGCCGCAATCCCAGGGGCTCGTGGAACGCGCTAACCAGACTTTGAAGGCTAAGATAGCCAAAATATGTGCAGGTTTAAAGTTGACATGGGTTGAAGCCCTGCCCCTGGCGTTGATGGCCATGAGAGCCTCTCCAGGTGCAAgcacccatctctctcctcatgagaTAATGACTGGAAGAGTCATGCCTGGTCCACCAAGGGAGGGAGGTCATATGCCCACCCTTGATGTACATCAAATTGTAATGTCTGATTATGTCAAAAACTGACAGAACTTTCTGCAGCTCTCTCCAAACAGATCCACAAGGTCCAAGAGGGGGAGCTGACGGGAGATCCGGTGCCACTGAAGGTAAAGGTTGGTGACTGGGTGAGGGTGAAGGTCCACAAGCGGAAGTGGCTTGAACCCAGGTGGGCTGGATCGTACGAAGTGAAGGAGGTTACTTCACACTCAGTCCAGGTCAAAGGTAAATCGGGCGCACCTTGGCACCACCTCACAAATTGCACCCCAGCACCAACTCCTTCCAGAACATTGACTGAGGTCAGGGCCGATTTGAACGCCCTCAATTTGACACCAAATTCAGTTCCTCTGCCCTGTGACGATGTGGATGAGACTCCCATCAACACAGGCTAGAGGGCCTAACCCAGGGATGAGATACAAAAATCCCTGGGATAGGCTGGGGATCTCTGGTCCCTTGTTTGTTATTTTCATCCTAATCACTGGAGTTTCCTTAGGAACTCTCACGTGGTTATTTCAGCACATGACACATCCACCACACCCCAGCCAAGCTAATGTCACATCTAGCACCACTCTATACAACATCACTGAACACACCCAGAGCCATGCCATATGCAAACGACACATTGGACAAATCACCCAGACTTGCGCAACTGACCAAGTGAGAAGCACTACCCTATGTGTTCCTGtaaacaccaccaccactgttaCCGTACCTTGGGGAATGCTAGAGAGCTCTAGAAACAGTGGTACTGGGCCACTATGGCAGACCACTTATCATTGGTATATGACAAAAGGGGGCCTGGATGACTGGTCCTGGAAAAATCTTGTCGCCGAAACGGGCCCAGACTGGTCTAGCTACTCAAGAGGAGCAGACCTCCCATCCCATCTTCTGTCACTATAAAGGATGAGCCGACAAAGGTGGTGGAGGCTGGAGGTCTGGGCAGGTGGAGACCCATTACTATGCTCACCACCGCACCCACGTTGGATAGCGCTATTCGTACGGCTACAGGGGTCTCTGGCCTTTCTAACAACGGGCTCCTTTTGACAGAGGAAGCAGGTAAGATGACAAATCAGAGTTGTGTGGTGTGCATGGGGGGACGTCCGTTGCTCCGCATTGTCCCAGCCACCATTACTATTGAATGTTTCCTGCCTGTCATGAAACACGATAACCCACCCCAAAATTGTTCCTTATGGGATAAGGTGTACCCTGTGGTTAGAAGCGTAGCCAAGAAACCCATCTTCTCCTATCATGTGGCTAAGGCCAACTTCACGTGTGTGAATCTCACCATAGGGACTCCCACATTGGGGACTGTTCCAAAAGGATGGTGTTCACATGTCCATACACCTAATTCTATCTTTAAACCTGTCTCTAGGGCTGATGTTTGGTGGTGGTGCGGAGGTTCAAGACTTTTTGATGGGCTCCCGGGAAATGTTTCTGCCACATGTGCTCTAATATCTTTGATACTTCCTATTTCAGTTTACCCAACCCATCCACAGATCTGGAATCCCCTGGTGAAGGCTTCCCTCTTAGGAGGACCAAACGTGATGCCACTACTCCAGGGGATGGCATAGGGGCATAGGGGATGGCATAGGGGTCCCAAGGGGGGTTCCAGATGAGTACAAATTGATAGACCAAGTGGCAGCAGGTTTTGAATCATCTATCTGCTGGTGGTGTACGGTAAACAAAAATGTTGACAGAATTAACTATATCCATTACAATGTGCAAAAACTAGGCAATTGGACACAGCAAGGCTTTGAGGCAGTACATGGTCAACTGTCTGCAACTTCCCTCATGGCCTTCCAAAATCATATTGCTATTGATATGTTACTGGCCGAGAAAGGCGGGGTCTGTTCCATGTTTGGGGAACAATGTTGTACCTTTATTCCCAATAACACAGCCTTGGATGGAAGCCTTACCGTTGCCCTGGAGGGACTTCGTACCCTTAATGGTAAGATGAAGAAACACTCTGGGGTGGACACCTCCATGTGGGACTCATGGATGGATGCGTTTGGCAAGTATAAAACCCTGGTCTCATCTATCCTCGTTTCCATTTCGGTTTTTGCAGCCATCCTAGTCCTTTGTGGGTGCTGTTGCATTCCATGTGCCCGTACATTGACTACTAGGGTTATCACATCAGCTATTGATCCGAATCAAACTAGCCAAATGTATCCCTTGCTTGTAGTGGAGGAAGCTGAAAGTCTGTATGATGAAGGGCTCTATTAGCCCATGTGCCACGTCTCTTGTGAGACGTGAAGAGGGGGAATCACAAAATTTGTCCGCTGACAAATTTTTATCTTATGCTTCTATTGCCAGCCCAAGGTTCACGTCTTGAGACGTGAAGAGGGGGATTTGTAATAAATATATCATGCTAACATTATAAGCTTGCTAGTTGCAACATAGAAGTTAATCATATGCTTATTAAGTAGGACGCTGTTGGAACCCATCCTGTATTACTTAAGTTGTCTACTGAGCCTCTCTATTAATGTTTGGTCAGTGTTTGGCCACACAGCGTGAGCCAATATAGATTAGGCATTGCACAGTATcgagtgagcacacacacacacacatacacacatagtcACCCACCAAGACGCAGGACCCCAAGTGGAAAACAGGAAACGCCCTAATCACAAGGGTTTGCAACACAAGATTAGGCTGCAACATCTTGTGACCGAAAGACACACACATGTCAAAAcaacttgcacacacacacacacacacacacacgcacacacacacgcacataacaCATAACTCATATTTGTCAAGCATTCAAGGACAAAGGACTTACACCAGAACCAATAGGAGAAGGACACCAGCAACACCGACGAAGGAGCTGAACCCGAGGACCAATCAGACGAGAGGAACCTCCTAGACTCAACCTACATCATTTGTTGTATAAAATGTCAATGCACAATGTCTTGGGGGTTTTTTCTGATAGTTCCCTCTGAGCTAAATGAACGGGTCCGTGCATGCTTTGTCAGATATTTTTACCTTTAATAAACTGCCTTGAATCATACCTTATCCACCTGGTCCAGCATCTCAACTTGGTCTCTCTCCTCTAGTAACTGTATCATCAACACTCTCCCAATGAATTCAGGGAGTGGACGTTTTTGCCAAATcctgtgttttttttaaactacagATAGACACTGAAGACAAAAACCTAATGTGAACAAATGTGGCTTTTGAATATGCTAGCAGCATGGTCTATTGCTTTTGTTTTATTACGTTTTATTTCTAATACATTGAGTTGACTGTTCCATATGAATTTGTTTTGTTTAAACAAAGCATTGTCACACAAGCCTACTAAGACAACATGTTGGGCAAGTGGCTGCATTTTTAAACAGATGATGTGTGTTATGGGTGTAAGATGGCACAGTAAAGCCATCTGTTGGTAAATGTTCATTACTGCAACTCACGTGTTTTACCGGTGTGCTTGAAATACCGGGATGTAATTGTGACGTACCTGAACAAGACTGGTTACTTGCGTCAAAACCTCTGTCTCGTCATTTAACATTCAAACAACGTGTCCTCCCCAAAAAGAAAAAATACACTGTGAATGTGTTGTACATGCAACTAAAGGCAGAATTCATTGGAACGTTTAAAAACAGGCTAATGCGTCTACAGAcagccatatatggatgttagtCTGTAATCACTAGCTAGCAACCAAAAGAAACCAAACAGAAGACTGACGCAAACAAAGCAGAAAGAACGAAACAAAGGGACCTACCTGAATGTGTCCAATGGAAACTCTAATGAGACTAAAAAATACActcctgggtaccagtctgtttgtgccatcatcATGCCAGTCCTTGCCGCTCCTTATGCAAACAATAACAACTAATTGACCAGACAGAacaaacagatctaggaccaggctgtCAATGGCTCTCTTACGTTAAGCAGACGTTTACATTCAAATGGCCGTATGCTTGTTTATGTTCAAGAAACAAATAATTGTTCACTAATTTGTATAGGCTGCAAAACACTATGTTACTACATGTATTCGTATGTTTTCTATTGTTGAGTTTAAAAAAAGCTGGATGATCAGAATTCACCACACAGTATATGCTACTGAAAAGAAAAAAACAGCAGCCAATATAAAATGTATTCATTTATTGCAAACTTTGGAGACTATTCATTTTTCCAATTTAAGAATGTACTGTAAAACAGAGGGCATTATTATCATCACATTTTTGTCGCTTgccttaaaaaaaaatgtgaatggCCCCCATCTCCATTATTCCCCCTTCAGGTCACTGATTAGGAATGGCTCCAGCTTCATCAGGATATCTAAGAATATATCTTTGCCTTTAGGCCCACATGCTTTCAGAGGGCCATCGTAGAGCTCCCTCATCCTGTTCTGGGTGGTTCTGTTCCGTGCAACCATCACGTCACTGTAGGTGTTTGGGGTGATGATTCCCTTATCCAGGAGTCTATCCAATAGGGGTTCCACCTGGCTCACTCTGTCGATCAGGGCCGTCCGGTGATGGTCCACAAAGTGTTTATCTGAGGTAGAGATCGGACATGGCTTGGGACTTTTGGCAGTGATGTTAAtgatgcgtgtgtgcgtgcaggggggggggggttgaggatAGGCGTGAGGAACTTTTTCTAATTCATACAGGATTAAATAGGCTATGGGGAGTGAAGAAATGCTGTTGAAGATTCTAGAGGGCAGCAGTAGCACCTACAGAATGTTGGGGAAAGAAATTAAAAGGAAGGACTTttctaccgttcaaaagtttggggtcacttagaaatgtccttgtttatgaAAGGAAAGCTAAtttcttgtccattaaaataacaacaaaattgatcataaatacagtgtagacattaatgTTGTAACTGATTATTGTAGCTTGAAactgctgatttttaatggaatacatcggagtacagaggcccatttctaagtgaccccaaacttttgaacggtagtgtacatttgtTTTAATAACGTCATCCTATTTGAGACATTAGGCTATATAACATCTGGTTTAGTGCTTACCTTGGTTCATCTTCGTTGGTCCAGTTGCACTTTCCATTCTATCACCAGATGTTACGCAAGATCCTGGAGCTGTAAAATAGACTTCATGAGACGCCACCAATCGAATACAAATATTGAATAGTTGGCCTAAAGATAAATCAGCAAGCAATCTAAATGTGTTTATTGCAGAACGTATTAGGCCTACTTTTAGTTGAAAATGAATATATACTACTGAATGCTATCATTCTGGTCAGAAGAGCAAAATAGAATGCTCGCATAAGTGAAAGTAAAACTGTCAACTTCCTTATAGTTTTCCTTCCCTACGTTATGGACATTTCAATGTAATTTATTTAGGCCCTAGATCTAATAAAGTTTTGTTCTAGCCTACTTTTGGGTTAACTGAAGTGTTTTTAAACCTTTCAAAGATatgaaattaaatatttttaaatgTCCAATGGACGTGCCTCCTACTTTATTCGACTTACATTTCTTGAATTCCATCAGTTCCTTTGCGACATTTTGGCAGTCAATTGCAACCAAGACCTCTATAGCCACATTCACAGCCCCGTCTTCAGTGAAGGTACGGGTCAGAATGTCCACCAAGTCCACTGGGTCCGCTTTCTCAACAATGCCCCTGCGAACTTTTGGCTCCTGCTTGCGGTCACATAGTTTACGTCTGAACTTCTTCAATTCAGCCTCTCCTAAGTCATCCAGGACTCCAATTAATATATCGCCAACGGTTTTCGACATTTTTTATGCCAAACTGGTATTTAAACAAGGTTTTGTAACATTAGGCTCCGTGCCTTCTATTCGGTTGTCTAATAGGCTACTGACTGTAATATCTTCAAGATACTGTACAATTCGCACCGTGACACGTCATAGGCCGAGGGGAGGTCCATCAGCACACTCCAGCAGAAACAAAAAAGCATAATCCATTCTATTTTTACAAAAATGTCATATAGAATTTATCTTAACGAATCTATTATATTATTTGTATGTATTTTTGCCTGCTCATTTTAGTTTCATACCTTTCGAAATAATACAGAAAATGTAAATAGTATTTTAAAGTTATGTACAGTTTATTTACAATCATTTT from Oncorhynchus masou masou isolate Uvic2021 chromosome 29, UVic_Omas_1.1, whole genome shotgun sequence harbors:
- the LOC135520162 gene encoding apoptosis-associated speck-like protein containing a CARD, yielding MSKTVGDILIGVLDDLGEAELKKFRRKLCDRKQEPKVRRGIVEKADPVDLVDILTRTFTEDGAVNVAIEVLVAIDCQNVAKELMEFKKSPGSCVTSGDRMESATGPTKMNQDKHFVDHHRTALIDRVSQVEPLLDRLLDKGIITPNTYSDVMVARNRTTQNRMRELYDGPLKACGPKGKDIFLDILMKLEPFLISDLKGE